The Hordeum vulgare subsp. vulgare chromosome 4H, MorexV3_pseudomolecules_assembly, whole genome shotgun sequence genomic interval AAATTGTTTCATAATTTGAAAAATTGTTCTGAAACTGTATCAAAATATTTCACCTTTTTAAAAAAACGTTccgaaatttgaaaaatattttggaTTTTGAAACAATATTAtggaattttaaaaatattcaggaattgtaaaaatgttcacaattttataattttttcacaatttgaaatttattcatgtttcgaatttttataatttaaaaaaatgttttatggtttcaaattttgttcacaatttAAAAACTGTTAatggtttcaatttttttcagATTAGAAAAATGTTCGCGGTTTTATAATTCTGTTTGTGAATTTTAAATTTGTTCATATTTCGAAATTTATTAAAATTTCAAAACATGTTTGCTATTTCAAAAAATGTACTGGATTTTCAAATATTATTCTTcaaatcctaaattttttttgcttcaaattagaaaagaaagaaaaaaaccgaaaaggaaaaaaaaataagcagaaaagaaaagaagtaacagaaaaaatagaaaaaaaatctgggccggcccagtcgggCGACCAGGTGTGCTTCTGCTCGGCAGTTGGCCGCAACGAGCCACGTATAGGAGGTCCCGAGACGCACGGCTCGAGCTCCTCGTCCCCTCCTCCACGAATTCCTCCACCTGACGAACGACCGGGAAGACATGGGACCACTCGCTGCTCCGCTCGCCGTGCTCCTCCTACCACAATCATCTGGGAGGCGCCTAAGCTCCAACCTTGGCATCCCACTAAAATCAGTGTCACCGTAAATGTTCAGTGTTCATACCGAATTCAATTGCGAGAGTTAGGAACATTCTATGGTTCGCAAATTAGCAGAGAAGGCAATAGATTTACTCAGTTGCTGATGGAGTACATAGTACAGACTGACGAACAAACTGGACTGGAAACACAGACACGAGAGACTCAAAACACTGGCTGCAACATCGCACCATTCGCACACAACACTACCGCGCAAACACAGACGGCCGGACTCTGATTTCATTTTATTTCATCACGACGACCACTGCTCTGCACTCTGCAGTCGCCAGTCCATCTCATGGCGCAGCGAGCACGCCGACGCCTAGCCGGAGATCTGGATGGACTTGACCTCGGGCTTCTTGGCCTCCTCTTTGGGCACGGTGACGGTGAGCACGCCGTTCTCCATGGACGCCTTCACCTGCTCCGCCTTGGCGTTCTCCGGGAGCCTGAACCTGCGCAGGAACTTGCCGCTGCTGCGCTCCACCCTGTGCCAGGTGTccgtcttctcctcctgctccttgttCCTCTCGCCGCTGATCTGGAGGATGTTGCcgtcctccacctccaccttcacctcctccttcttcagCCCCGGCACGTCCGCCTTGAACACGTGCGCCTCGGGGGTCTCCTTCCAGTCGATGCGCGCCCCCGCGAAGGCCGCCGTGTCAGAGGAGGTGCGCGGGACGAGGCTGCCGCCGCTGTTGCTGCTGCCGGAGCCGAAGGGGAAGCCGTCGAAGGGGTCGAAGAAGTCGAGGGAGAAGGGGTCGAACACGTTGCTGCGACGGATCAGCGACATTGTCGATCGGGTACTCGGGTTGGTGGAATGAATCGACGATTTGGATGGTGTTGGAAGCGGAAGGGCGAGGGATTGATTTCTGGGGGCTCTTGATCGGTGCTTCTTTCTTCAGTCTTTCTTGGGTTTCTGCCGATCGGGACGGAGAAGAATTTATAGAGGGCTGGGGAAGATTCGGCGGAGAAGGAGAAAGCACGCTTCTGGAGAATTCTCTCGTCTTCCCGTGAACACTCGAGGTCACTAGGTTGTGCCCGTGGGTTGGGCCGGAATTGGTTTGGTCCCGTATCACGGAGAAGACACCAGCAGCCTCTCGACTCTGCATTCGATTTGGGCTGTTTTGTTTTGGGCCCTTTGTTTTGTGCCGGAAAAATTGCACCGGTCCTTATTACAAAAAAACTACTCCAGTATTTTGTAAACATATTGAAATCTTGCACATTTGATACACATTTCGGGTGTATATTTTTGGGAGCGCCTAGGGCTCATTGGGCTGAGAAACAAATCGGTCTCATTTGGATGACGTGTATCTGACGTGCCCCGATCACCCTCCGAGACCCCCTCCCAGTTCGAACGAGGCTCCCCCCCTTGAAAACACAAAAGAAGCTCAATTGTTTTTTTTCCGTCTTATGGGTTGTTTGTCCTTGGTTGTGGGCCTTTTTGGGGTTGTGGAATTTTTTGGATTTTGGGTTGTTTGTCAGTCCTCAACATCTTCCCTCTTTTAACCAAACAAAGCAAAAAGTGAATACAAGAAAAGAAGcccaattatttttatttatcttGTGGGGTGTTTGTCCTCGGTTGTGGGTCCTTTTGGGTTGTGTGTTGTTTGCCAGTCCTGGCCATCTTCTCTCTTCTGATGAAACAAAGCAAAAAGAGGACAAAAAAGAAAGGATTCAGTGCACGCACAATAGAAAAGCTGCTCTGCTTTTCTCCCTCTCATGTTCCTCTCAATTGATCATGCAGGGAAAACTCAACCTAGAGGAACCTAAGACCCATCCCTAATCAGTTTCCTCCCCTCTCCCCACACCTTCACGTCGCCAGTCCCTCATCTTTCCCCACAAATCACTCAAAATTGAGAAGAAGAACTGCGTGGATATGCTCAGAAAGAACGGAAACTCTGAAGAACTCTAAAAATTTGGAGAAGACAGAAGATAAAGACAAGGGAGCTCTTCATGGACCCACGCAGAGATCAAAGAGCACAGAGCACTCACCAGGGTATGTGTCCATCCTTCCCCCAGATCTAGTTATGATGTGTGTTGTTGTAAGCATCacccccacaatttctcttttgttgtgttggttggggGTTACCAAACCTTCTGTGTTGATGTTGCCAGAAAAAAGAAGTAAaaaatgagatctttgcaaaaaaaatattatttgtTTTGAACAAGTAAAAAACATATCGTTCTCAGGTTAGTCTTTGTGTGACAAAAAATAAAAGGCTTCCATGCATTTTGATGGTTGACAAAATCTATGTAAAAATAGAAACAAGAGCTTCTCATGCAACATAGTGAGAGAAAAAAAATTGTTGGTAGTTACAACGTCCATACCTGACAATTTTGTTCCTTCCTTGTAGCCATTTTTGATGCATATGGAGCTTATCTTATTAGCTGTCAGGTTAGTCTCCTGGCACAAAGAAGTGTTGGAATGCATTTTGTGCTTTGATTTTGCCTaccaaatttttgaaaattaaaaatgcagggggttcaaataagccaGCAACGACAATGGTTAACTTCTGGTGCTTCAAATCAAGTACCATACCATGCAAAGCCTTGGATGCAACATCGAGTGTATGCTAGTGTTAGTGGCAATCCAATGCATGGAAATGCTGAAAACAATGCAATGCCTACACCTTCCTTTGGTAGCTACAAtacttttgttggaaatatgccctagaggcaatgataaaatagttattattatatttcctgtttcaagataatcgtttattatccatgctataattgtattgaatgaaagcatagatacatgtgtaggtatatagagaaaacaatgtccctagtaagcctccagttgactagccagttgatcaaggatggttaaggttttctgaccatatgcaaagtgttgtcacttgacaactggatcacatcattaggagaatgatgtgatggacaagacccaaactatgaacgtaggatgtgatcatgtcattttgttgctattgttttctgcgtgtcaggtgttcattcctatggccatgaggtcatgtaactcactaacaccggaggaataccttgtgtgtatcaaacttcacaacgttactgggtgactataaacgtgctctacaggtatctccgaaggtgtcagttgcgttagcatggatcaagaatgtgatttgtcactctgtgtgacggagaggtatctcggggcccactcggtaatacaacatcacatataagccttgcaagcaatgtgactcaagtgtaagtcacgggatcttgtattacggaacgagtaaagagacttgccggcaacgagattgaaataggtatagagataccgacgatcaaatctcgggcaagtaacatgccgaaggacaaagcgaatgttatacgggattatatgaatccttggcatagagattcaaccgataagatattcgtagaatatgtaggatccaatatggacatccaggtgcctctattggatattgaccgaggagtgtctctggtcatgtctgcgtagttcccgaacccgaagggtctgcacacttaaggttcggtgacgttttagtatagttgagttatatgtgttggtgaccgaaggttggtcggagtcccggatgagatcacggacgtcacgagggtttctggaatggtccggaaatgaggattgatatataggatggtttcatttggtcatcggaaagatttcgggcattaccgggagtctactaggagtgacaaatgggtttcgggttttcaccgggaggggcccacccacccgggagtgagccgagtagccctagggtggcgcaccaacccttagtgatatggtgaggccagcccaagtgggctatggcgccacaaggagaaaaccaaagaaaagaaaaaaaaggagagggaggtgggaaggaaggagtggactcctcctcctccaaaccgaattggagtgggagtccatctcctccttcggccggcgcccttggggatctcttgagccccaaggctagcccctcccctcctcctatatatactggtggttttagggtttttgagacacaactttgccacgtgcaactcaaacctatacctcgtagttcttcctctagattggatttctgcggagctcgggtggagccctgcaggaatagatcatcaccatcgtcagcgcgccgtcacgctgccggagaactcatctacttccccatctctcttgctcgatcaagaaggtggagatcgtcatcgagcggtacgtgtgctgaacgcggaggtatcgtctgttcggcgctagatcggaacaatcgtgggacggatcgtgaagaagtactattacatcaaccacgtttcttaatgcttcccgcttagcgatctacaagggtatgtggatccggtctccctctcatagatgaacatcaccatgataggtcttcgtgtgcgtaggatttttttgtttcccatgcagcgttccccaacagtggcatcacgagctaggttcatgcgtagatgttatctcaagtagaacacaaaagtttttgtgggcgttgatgttcaattttctgccctccttagtcttttatcgattcggtggtattgttggattgaagcggcccagaccaacatactcgtacgcttacgagagactggtctcatcaaccaacatgcaactcattgcataaagatgagtggcgggtgtcggtttcttcaactttagttgaattgtattttactgaggcggtccttggagagaggttaaatagcaagttACACATCTCCGTTgtaggttttgcgtaagtaagatgcgatcatactagatacccatagcagccacgtaaaacatgcaaaaacaaattagaggacgtctaacttatttttgcagggtatgcttgtgatgtgatatggccaaagacatgatgtgatatattggatgtatgagatgatcatgttgtactagttaatatcgacttgcacgtcgatgctacggcaaccgacaggagccatagggttgtctttaaactaacgtttgtgtttggagatgtgtttactatattgctaggttgtagctttagtagtaatagcatagatagcacgacaaactcgatggcagcacgatgatggagatcatggtctggcgccggtgacaagaagatcatgtcggtgctttggtgatggagatcaagaagcacaagatcatggccatatcatgtcacttatgaattgcatgtgatgttaatccttttatgcaccttatctttcttagaacgactgtagcatgataaggtgacccctcactaaaatttcaagataaaaaatcttaaatgagaattatatagcaagacataatcacctacattgaactcacgcttttgtatcctcttatcatgccacctcttaaccttttatttgaacaacttgacattctcatatgcctgagttctccattcatcaagcgagctaatatcaaataacctcttctcaccagcaagtttgaaatcaaagttgagatctttgattgcccaataagcttaatgctctagctcaaggggtaaatgacatgctttaccgtacaccattttgtatggagacatgcccatgggattcttataggcagttctataagcccacagtgcatcatcgagcttcttagaccaattgtttctagacctgttgacagtcttttgcagaattagtttaatttctctattgcttagctctacttgaccactggactgagggtgatagggggacacaattctgtggttgacatcatacttagcaagcgttttacggaaagcaccatgaatgaaatgtgaaccaccgtcggtcattagatatctagggactccacatctagggaaaataacttctttaagcatcctgatagaggtgttgtgatcatcactactagtggggatagcttctacccacttagtgacgtaatcaacaacaactaggatatgagaatagccgttggattttggaaaaggtcccatataatcaaagccccagacatcaaatgattcaatgacgagtgaatagttcataggcatttcctgtcgtttaccgatattacctactctttgacattcgtcacaagacaagacaaacttacaggcatccttaaagagagtgggccaatagaaacctgattgcaataccttgtgtgcagttctatctcccgcatggtgtccttcgtaggcctcggagtgacacttctataggatctgtccctgttcatgttcaggtacacaacgtctaataacaccatctactccttccttataaaggtgaggatcatcccagaagtaatgtctcaagtcaaagaagaatttcttcttttgctggtatgtgaaactaggtggtatatatttggcaacgatatagtttgcataatcagcataccacagtgcactacgtgaagtattgatgacattcaatttctcatcgggaaagctatcatcaataggttgtgggtcatcaagaacgttctctaacctagacaagttatctgctacggggttatcaacacccttcctgtcgacacatgcaaatcaaattcttgtagcaagagaacccatctgataagtctagatttagcgtccttcttctccatgaggtacttaatagcaacgtgatcagtgtgaattgtGACTTTGGAataaactatgtaagacctgaacttttcacatttaaacacgactgctaaaaattactTCTCCtaagtagcgtagtttctttgggcactgtctggagttttactagcatagtgaataacattcaacttcttatcaactctttgccctaggatagcaccaacatcataatcgctagcatcacacatgatatcaactctttgccctaggtaagttccaatcatgtggttgaacaataggtgcggttatcaaagccttcttaagtatttcgaaggcttcctcacaatcatcgtcaaaaacaaaaggaatatccttttgcaagagattggtaagatgcctagaaatcttagagaagtctttaatgaaccttctatagaaaccagcatgaacaaggaaacttcttatacctttgatatctgtggggtatggcattttctcgattgcatcaacct includes:
- the LOC123449063 gene encoding 17.9 kDa class I heat shock protein, giving the protein MSLIRRSNVFDPFSLDFFDPFDGFPFGSGSSNSGGSLVPRTSSDTAAFAGARIDWKETPEAHVFKADVPGLKKEEVKVEVEDGNILQISGERNKEQEEKTDTWHRVERSSGKFLRRFRLPENAKAEQVKASMENGVLTVTVPKEEAKKPEVKSIQISG